One window from the genome of Silene latifolia isolate original U9 population unplaced genomic scaffold, ASM4854445v1 scaffold_119, whole genome shotgun sequence encodes:
- the LOC141637570 gene encoding nucleolar complex-associated protein 2-like: protein MGSKKKAKTIRNTDVLDDGDDVGNGKGPVTKKEAKEHKKQLELLKETQPEFYDYLKDVDKELLEFDDDAFDDDTDTGDHDAETGEDDSDAGEDDAETDEDKDLEDDEGGEHAISEGEEEEKPSKSIITMDMVNTWCNAIDKEGKIAPIRNLLKAFKTACHYADSDDTSTAKLSGMSNDVLNKIMVVTLCKMDRVLRKLMNLPSYGGKKEMVLNVKDTKPWKKYNHMIKSYLGNSLHALNRMTDAKEISFTLRRLKHSTLFMAAFPTLLRKFIKVAIHFWGTGGGALTAAAFLFLRDLCVRLGTDCLDECLKGSYKAYVMNCQYVNTTKLQHIHLLRQCFILLLSVDLSSAYQHGFVYIRQLATILREALSLKTKEAFRKVYEWKFISCLELWTGAMCEYGSDAEFKPLAYPLTQIIYGVTRLVPTSRYFPLRIRCIRMLNRIAAATNTFIPVSMLLLDMLEMKELHTPPTGGVGKAADLRIILKVSKPALKTRSFQEACVSSVIEELGEHLAQWSYSVAFFELSFIPGVRLRTFSKTTKVERFRKEIRELVRQIEATSEFTNESRAKFSMMPNDPAISSFLEDEKKSGKSPLSKYVAALRQRAQQRNDSLMESSVLYGKDSASFGKKPVNSDEEMDSDEENDAEGEGAAVFNSSWLLEKEARDKSPKEKKKKKKEKHQAKAVDEDIVEELILSSDEDEDEEERMDEEPMDESPPSKRDIKSKKGTPKKANKKEGSKDASSKRDRGNGKKGKGKKRKRSH from the exons ATGGGTTCAAAGAAAAAAG CGAAAACGATACGTAATACTGATGTATtagatgatggtgatgatgttgGTAATGGGAAGGGTCCTGTtactaagaaggaagctaaagaaCATAAGAAACAATTGGAGTTGCTTAAGGAAACG CAACCTGAATTTTACGATTACTTGAAAGATGTCGACAAGGAGCTACTGGAATTTGATGATGATGCCTTCGAT GATGATACTGATACTGGTGATCATGATGCTGAAACTGGTGAAGATGATAGTGATGCTGGTGAAGATGATGCTGAAACTGACGAGGATAAAGATCTTGAAGATGACGAGGGCGGGGAACATGCAATTAGTGAGGGTGAAGAGGAAGAAAAGCCATCTAAGAGTATTATCACAATGGATATGGTTAATACTTGGTGTAATGCTATTGACAAAGAAGGGAAAATTGCCCCCATACGCAATCTGCTTAAAGCCTTCAAAACAGCTTGTCACTATGCAGATAGCGATGATACTTCCACTGCAAAGTTATCTGGCATGTCTAATGATGTTCTTAACAAGATTATGGTTGTCACTCTATGTAAAATGGACAGGGTTCTGAGAAAGTTGATGAACCTTCCTTCTTATGGAGGGAAGAAAGAGATGGTACTGAATGTGAAAGATACAAAACCGTGGAAGAAGTACAATCATATGATAAAGTCGTATCTTGGGAACTCTTTACATGCTTTAAATCGGATGACAGATGCAAAGGAGATCTCGTTTACGTTGCGACGACTTAAGCACTCGACTCTGTTCATGGCTGCTTTCCCCACCTTACTGAGGAAGTTTATAAAG GTGGCTATTCATTTCTGGGGTACAGGAGGTGGGGCCCTTACAGCTGCTGCGTTTTTGTTCTTGAGAGATCTATGTGTTCGGCTAGGGACAGATTGTTTGGATGAGTGCTTGAAAGGCTCATACAAAGCTTACGTCATGAACTGCCAGTATGTAAATACAACAAAGCTGCAGCACATCCACCTTCTTAGACAGTGCTTCATTTTACTTTTGAGTGTTGATCTGTCATCAGCATACCAGCATGGCTTTGTTTACATCCGACAATTGGCGACTATATTGCGTGAAGCTTTGAGTTTGAAGACAAAG gaagCTTTTCGGAAAGTTTATGAGTGGAAGTTTATCAGTTGTCTCGAGCTTTGGACTGGAGCAATGTGCGAATATGGTTCTGATGCTGAATTCAAGCCCCTTGCTTATCCATTGACCCAGATAATTTACGGTGTGACACGCTTAGTCCCAACTTCACGGTACTTTCCTCTCCGGATACGTTGTATTAGGATGCTCAACCGAATTGCTGCTGCAACCAACACTTTCATTCCCGTGTCCATGCTCCTTTTGGATATGTTAGAGATGAAAGAATTACATACTCCTCCTACTGGAGGTGTTGGTAAAGCTGCTGACTTACGTATCATACTTAAG GTTAGCAAACCAGCCCTGAAAACTCGGTCGTTTCAGGAGGCATGCGTGTCTTCAGTTATCGAAGAACTTGGTGAACATTTGGCTCAGTGGAGTTATTCTGTGGCTTTCTTTGAATTGTCTTTTATCCCAGGTGTTAGACTGCGCACCTTTAGCAAAACAACCAAAGTTGAGAGGTTCCGCAAAGAAATTAGGGAACTTGTTCGCCAG ATTGAAGCCACCTCAGAATTTACTAACGAAAGTCGTGCGAAATTCTCCATGATGCCAAATGATCCTGCTATTTCGTCTTTCCTTGAG GATGAGAAGAAGTCTGGTAAGAGCCCCCTGTCAAAATACGTTGCCGCACTGCGCCAAAGGGCCCAACAAAGAAATGACTCCTTAATGGAATCCAG TGTTCTTTATGGTAAAGATTCAGCGTCCTTCGGTAAGAAACCAGTCAATAGTGATGAAGAAATGGATAGTGATGAGGAAAATGATGCTGAAGGTGAAGGTGCCGCAGTCTTTAATTCCTCCTGGCTACTAGAAAAAGAAGCAAG GGACAAGTCTCCCAaggagaagaaaaagaagaaaaaggaaaagCATCAAGCGAAAGCAGTGGATGAAGACATTGTTGAAGAGCTGATACTGAGCTCAGacgaagatgaagatgaagaagagcGCATGGATGAAGAGCCCATGGATGAGTCACCTCCCTCTAAACGCGATATTAAATCCAAAAAGGGAACCCCAAAAAAGGCAAACAAGAAGGAAGGTAGTAAGGACGCATCAAGCAAAAGAGACCGCGGCAACggcaagaaggggaaggggaagaAGAGAAAGCGTAGTCACTAG
- the LOC141637529 gene encoding PHD finger-like domain-containing protein 5A gives MAKHHPDLIMCRKQPGIAIGRLCEKCDGKCVICDSYVRPCTLVRVCDECNYGSFQGRCVICGGVGISDAYYCKECTQQEKDRDGCPKIVNLGSAKTDLFYERKKYGFKKR, from the coding sequence ATGGCCAAGCATCACCCCGATCTTATCATGTGCAGGAAACAGCCAGGGATTGCTATCGGACGATTATGCGAAAAATGTGATGGAAAGTGTGTGATCTGTGATTCCTATGTCCGACCGTGCACACTCGTGCGAGTCTGTGACGAGTGCAACTACGGGTCATTCCAAGGAAGATGTGTTATTTGTGGTGGAGTCGGGATCTCAGATGCCTATTATTGCAAAGAATGTACTCAGCAGGAGAAGGACAGAGACGGGTGCCCGAAGATTGTGAATCTAGGAAGTGCAAAGACTGATCTCTTCTACGAACGGAAGAAATATGGATTCAAGAAACGATGA